In the Kribbella sp. NBC_00482 genome, one interval contains:
- a CDS encoding sensor histidine kinase, with protein sequence MNQTAGTTPSLPERRRTELSPAWTGPRVWILLWRKMGSVQSSRGGAGQPVWTRTLIGWHIVFWVLLGMTLALSFLGDLGAVRQALFAGTVVVLGAAYQFIGLHAIRSRRALPAYAYRLVLIASLMILIGIYPQSVFLMFIASAQIWLLCEDIREGIGLSLLLVVGVGTAQLWSAGWGWDAFWEILPWMLVSLVVSLLFGIWIEKVITQSQQRAELIEQLESARDELAEAHHSAGVMAERERMAREIHDTLAQGMTSIVMLAQAAAVELSRGGADGAAARLAAIEDTARENLAEARALVAAFTPVALSEATLTEVLRRQAERFAAETGVDVQVSLDLPDDEVAALPQAQQVVLLRSAQEALANVRKHAAATQVLITLGLSDGRVWIEIRDDGSGFTPGSVSGGFGLNAMRGRVEESGGTVEVESTPGRGTRVQVLIPAVQEDV encoded by the coding sequence ATGAACCAGACGGCCGGTACGACGCCCTCCCTTCCGGAGCGGCGTCGTACCGAGCTGTCACCGGCGTGGACCGGTCCTCGTGTGTGGATCCTGCTGTGGAGGAAGATGGGGTCTGTGCAGAGCTCTCGCGGTGGCGCCGGACAGCCCGTGTGGACACGGACGCTGATCGGTTGGCACATCGTGTTCTGGGTGCTGCTCGGGATGACGCTGGCGCTGTCGTTCCTGGGCGACCTCGGGGCCGTGCGGCAGGCGCTGTTCGCCGGCACGGTGGTGGTTCTCGGGGCGGCGTACCAGTTCATCGGGCTGCACGCGATCCGCTCCCGTCGGGCGCTCCCGGCGTACGCCTATCGGCTGGTGCTGATCGCCTCGCTGATGATTCTGATCGGGATCTATCCGCAGTCGGTGTTCCTGATGTTCATCGCGTCGGCGCAGATCTGGCTGCTGTGCGAGGACATTCGCGAAGGGATCGGGCTCAGCCTGCTCCTGGTGGTCGGCGTCGGTACGGCGCAGTTGTGGAGCGCCGGATGGGGCTGGGACGCGTTCTGGGAGATCCTGCCGTGGATGCTGGTCAGTCTCGTGGTCAGCCTGCTGTTCGGGATCTGGATCGAGAAGGTGATCACCCAGAGTCAGCAGCGCGCCGAACTGATCGAGCAGCTCGAGTCGGCGCGAGACGAACTCGCCGAGGCGCATCACAGCGCCGGCGTGATGGCCGAGCGGGAGCGGATGGCGCGGGAGATCCACGACACGCTCGCGCAGGGGATGACTTCGATCGTGATGCTCGCGCAGGCCGCCGCCGTCGAACTTTCCCGGGGCGGGGCTGACGGCGCAGCAGCCCGGCTGGCGGCGATCGAGGACACTGCGCGGGAGAACCTCGCCGAGGCGCGAGCGCTGGTTGCCGCGTTCACCCCGGTTGCGTTGTCGGAGGCAACGTTGACCGAGGTCCTGCGTCGGCAGGCGGAGCGGTTCGCGGCCGAGACCGGTGTCGACGTACAGGTCTCGCTGGATCTGCCGGACGACGAGGTCGCGGCGTTGCCGCAGGCGCAGCAGGTGGTGTTGCTTCGGTCGGCTCAGGAGGCGCTGGCCAACGTACGCAAGCACGCGGCGGCCACGCAGGTGCTGATCACGCTGGGGCTGTCGGACGGTCGCGTGTGGATCGAGATCCGCGACGACGGGTCCGGGTTCACGCCGGGGTCGGTGTCGGGCGGGTTCGGGCTGAACGCCATGCGCGGGCGGGTCGAGGAGTCCGGCGGCACCGTCGAGGTGGAGAGTACGCCGGGTCGCGGCACCCGGGTCCAGGTCCTGATTCCCGCCGTACAGGAGGATGTGTGA
- a CDS encoding SDR family oxidoreductase gives MIGVTGSTGQLGSRIVAQLPGEPLRLIVRDPARAPSVPGASVAQAAYGEHAALLSALDGVDVLMLLSATESADRVALHKATVDAAVAAGVQRIVYTSFVGAAPGATFTFARDHWHTEEHIRSTGVDFTFLRDNLYLDFVPGFVGSDDVIRGPAGDGRVAAVARDDVAAVAASVLLSAESAHSGATYDLTGPSAFTLAEAATVLTEAWGRKVRYEAETLDEAYRSRESYGAAPWEVAGWVTSYAAIASGEMGHVSTAVADITGRQPIGLEEYVGRG, from the coding sequence GTGATCGGCGTCACCGGTTCGACCGGACAGCTCGGGTCGCGGATCGTCGCACAGTTGCCCGGCGAGCCGCTGCGGTTGATCGTGCGGGATCCGGCGCGGGCTCCGTCGGTGCCGGGTGCCTCGGTCGCGCAGGCGGCGTACGGCGAACACGCGGCGTTGCTGTCGGCGCTCGACGGCGTCGACGTACTGATGTTGCTGAGCGCAACGGAGTCGGCGGATCGGGTGGCGTTGCACAAGGCAACGGTCGATGCGGCGGTGGCTGCGGGTGTGCAGCGGATCGTGTACACGTCGTTCGTCGGTGCGGCACCCGGGGCGACGTTCACGTTCGCGCGGGACCATTGGCACACCGAGGAGCACATCCGGTCGACCGGGGTCGACTTCACGTTCCTGCGCGACAACCTGTACCTCGACTTCGTGCCCGGGTTCGTTGGTTCGGACGACGTGATTCGCGGGCCGGCCGGGGACGGGCGGGTCGCCGCGGTCGCCCGCGACGACGTGGCCGCCGTCGCCGCTTCGGTCCTCCTCTCTGCTGAGTCCGCTCACTCCGGTGCGACCTATGACCTGACCGGGCCGTCGGCGTTCACGCTGGCCGAGGCGGCGACGGTGTTGACGGAGGCCTGGGGCCGCAAGGTGCGGTACGAGGCCGAGACGCTCGACGAGGCCTACCGGTCCCGCGAGTCCTACGGCGCCGCCCCGTGGGAGGTGGCCGGGTGGGTCACGTCGTACGCGGCCATCGCCAGCGGCGAGATGGGGCACGTCTCGACCGCCGTCGCCGACATCACCGGGCGTCAGCCGATCGGCCTCGAGGAGTATGTCGGTCGCGGGTGA
- a CDS encoding SAV_915 family protein has product MKPRHSTDWFVPVHSVGDIAAPQMGRLPDGRRVGIAFTTLANLRIASGPRQEWMRLTEEALRETLAPLGVTRIQLDPVLVGPDLQPAYPTEPALAH; this is encoded by the coding sequence GTGAAGCCTCGGCATAGCACTGACTGGTTCGTCCCCGTCCACTCTGTTGGCGACATCGCCGCACCGCAGATGGGGCGGCTGCCCGACGGCCGTCGGGTCGGCATCGCGTTCACCACCCTCGCGAACCTCCGCATCGCGTCCGGACCACGGCAGGAATGGATGCGCCTGACCGAGGAGGCGTTGCGCGAGACGCTCGCGCCGCTCGGTGTCACGAGGATCCAGCTCGACCCCGTACTGGTTGGGCCGGATCTACAGCCGGCGTACCCGACTGAGCCTGCCCTCGCCCATTAG
- a CDS encoding ABC transporter ATP-binding protein, protein MENDNAVRVRGLVKRYPDKVAVDGVDLDIHRGEVFALLGPNGAGKTTTTEILEGYRRADEGEVSVLGTDPAHGDRRWRSRMGIVLQTSRDEAESTVLELVNHYAGYYPNPRDPDEVIASVGLEEKRKTRPRKLSGGQRRRLDVALGVIGNPELLFLDEPTTGFDPEARRQFWTLIENLRTSGTTILLTTHYLDEAEHLADRVGVIADGRMIEIGTPETLGGRGARTARVSWSDADGPHELRTDRPTAEVAALMQRFDGEVPELEVRRPSLEDIYLDLIGKANAADAAVSIEAGAL, encoded by the coding sequence ATGGAGAACGACAACGCAGTGAGGGTGCGCGGCCTGGTCAAGCGGTACCCGGACAAGGTCGCGGTCGACGGTGTCGATCTGGACATCCACCGGGGCGAGGTGTTCGCCCTGCTCGGCCCGAACGGGGCCGGTAAGACGACGACCACGGAGATCCTGGAGGGGTATCGCCGGGCCGACGAGGGAGAGGTCAGCGTCCTGGGCACGGACCCGGCGCACGGTGACCGCCGGTGGCGCAGCCGGATGGGGATCGTGCTGCAGACCTCGCGCGACGAGGCCGAGTCGACAGTCCTCGAGCTGGTCAACCACTACGCGGGCTACTACCCGAACCCGCGCGACCCGGACGAGGTGATCGCCTCCGTCGGGCTCGAGGAGAAGCGCAAGACCCGTCCGCGCAAGCTGTCCGGCGGTCAGCGCCGCCGGCTCGACGTGGCCCTCGGCGTGATCGGCAACCCGGAGCTGCTGTTCCTGGACGAGCCCACGACCGGTTTCGACCCCGAGGCGCGCCGGCAGTTCTGGACCCTGATCGAGAACCTGCGGACCAGCGGTACGACGATCCTGCTCACCACCCACTACCTGGACGAGGCCGAGCACCTCGCCGACCGGGTCGGGGTGATCGCCGACGGCCGGATGATCGAGATCGGTACGCCGGAGACGCTCGGCGGGCGCGGCGCCCGGACGGCACGGGTCTCCTGGAGCGACGCCGACGGCCCGCACGAGCTGCGCACCGACCGGCCGACCGCCGAGGTCGCGGCGCTGATGCAGCGCTTCGACGGCGAAGTACCCGAGCTCGAGGTCCGCCGCCCGAGCCTCGAAGACATCTACCTGGACCTGATCGGCAAGGCCAACGCCGCCGACGCCGCTGTCTCGATCGAAGCTGGAGCCCTCTGA
- a CDS encoding isoprenyl transferase, protein MSPIGRRRGRGVVGRGEQKVVVAPEGHPSGARVPVVPKELVPRHVAIVMDGNGRWAKQRGLPRTEGHKAGEASLLDVIKGGIEIGVKYISAYAFSTENWARSPEEVRFLMGFNREVIHRRRDELDAMGVRVVWSGRRPRLWKSVIDELEYAQERTKDNDTITLQFCVNYGGQAEIADAMREIAKEVAAGKLKPDRITEKTIARHLYAPDIPEVDLFVRSSGEQRTSNFLVWQLAYAEMVFLDTLWPDFDRRDLWRAIEIYAQRDRRYGGAIPNEVAGGELRAQGN, encoded by the coding sequence ATGTCGCCTATTGGTCGTCGTCGGGGTCGGGGGGTTGTTGGGCGGGGGGAGCAGAAGGTGGTGGTGGCGCCTGAGGGGCATCCTTCGGGGGCTCGGGTGCCGGTGGTGCCGAAGGAGTTGGTTCCGCGGCATGTGGCGATCGTGATGGACGGGAACGGGCGGTGGGCCAAGCAGCGGGGGCTGCCGCGGACCGAGGGGCACAAGGCCGGTGAGGCGTCGTTGCTGGACGTGATCAAGGGCGGCATCGAGATCGGGGTCAAGTACATCTCGGCGTACGCGTTCTCGACCGAGAACTGGGCCCGGTCGCCCGAAGAGGTGCGGTTCCTGATGGGGTTCAACCGCGAGGTGATCCATCGGCGGCGCGACGAGCTGGACGCGATGGGGGTCCGGGTGGTGTGGTCCGGGCGGCGGCCGCGGCTGTGGAAGAGCGTGATCGACGAGCTGGAGTACGCGCAGGAGCGGACCAAGGACAACGACACCATCACCTTGCAGTTCTGCGTGAACTACGGCGGCCAGGCGGAGATCGCCGACGCCATGCGGGAGATCGCCAAAGAGGTTGCCGCCGGCAAGCTGAAGCCGGACCGGATCACCGAGAAGACGATCGCCCGGCATCTCTACGCGCCCGACATCCCCGAGGTCGACCTGTTCGTCCGGTCGTCGGGGGAGCAGCGGACGAGCAACTTCCTGGTCTGGCAGCTGGCGTACGCCGAGATGGTGTTCCTGGACACGCTCTGGCCGGATTTCGACCGTCGAGACCTGTGGCGGGCGATCGAGATCTACGCGCAGCGGGACCGGCGGTACGGTGGTGCGATCCCGAACGAGGTAGCCGGCGGAGAATTGCGGGCACAGGGCAACTGA
- a CDS encoding aldo/keto reductase, which produces MRESQLGDLTVSALGLGCMGMSQSYGVRADDSESIATLHAAIDAGCTFIDTADVYGDGENEELVGRGLAGRRDQVVLATKFGFKRPASASALPSVVDGSPAYAREAIDASLRRLGVDHVDLWYLHRRDPQVPIEETVGAMASMVEAGKVRYLGLSEVNGETVRAAHAVHPITAVQSEWSLWTRDPETVVLPTLRELGIGFVPFSPLGRGFLTGQIKSEADFPEDDMRRGLPRFQGENFQRNLDLVAQVQSLAVSKGVTPGQLALAWLLAQGNDVAPIPGTKRRAYLAENLGAVDVTLSAEELAALDEAFPPDAVAGQRYTQGGMDLVGK; this is translated from the coding sequence ATGCGTGAATCCCAGCTCGGTGACCTGACCGTTTCGGCCCTCGGCCTCGGCTGCATGGGCATGTCCCAGTCGTACGGCGTCCGCGCCGACGACTCCGAGTCCATCGCGACCCTGCACGCGGCCATCGACGCGGGCTGCACCTTCATCGACACCGCCGACGTGTACGGCGACGGCGAGAACGAGGAACTCGTCGGCCGCGGGCTCGCGGGCCGCCGCGACCAGGTGGTGCTCGCGACGAAGTTCGGCTTCAAGCGCCCGGCGTCGGCCTCGGCGCTGCCGTCCGTCGTCGACGGCTCGCCTGCCTACGCCCGCGAGGCCATCGACGCGTCGCTGCGCCGGCTCGGCGTGGACCACGTCGACCTCTGGTACCTGCACCGCCGCGACCCGCAGGTACCGATCGAGGAGACGGTCGGCGCGATGGCCTCGATGGTGGAGGCCGGCAAGGTGCGGTACCTCGGTCTGTCCGAGGTCAACGGGGAGACGGTGCGCGCGGCCCACGCCGTACACCCGATCACCGCCGTCCAGAGCGAGTGGTCGCTGTGGACGCGGGACCCGGAGACCGTCGTACTGCCGACGCTGCGTGAGCTCGGGATCGGGTTCGTGCCGTTCAGCCCGCTCGGGCGCGGGTTCCTCACCGGGCAGATCAAGTCGGAGGCCGACTTCCCCGAGGACGACATGCGGCGCGGTCTGCCGCGGTTCCAGGGCGAGAACTTCCAGCGGAACCTGGACCTGGTCGCGCAGGTGCAGTCGCTGGCCGTTTCGAAGGGCGTGACGCCGGGGCAGCTGGCGCTCGCCTGGTTGCTTGCGCAGGGCAATGACGTGGCGCCGATCCCGGGGACGAAGCGGCGCGCCTATCTCGCGGAGAACCTCGGCGCTGTGGACGTTACGTTGAGCGCTGAGGAGCTGGCGGCACTGGACGAGGCGTTCCCGCCGGACGCGGTGGCCGGCCAGCGGTACACCCAGGGCGGGATGGACCTGGTGGGCAAGTGA
- a CDS encoding S-(hydroxymethyl)mycothiol dehydrogenase, translating to MAQTVRGVVAAGKGAPVSIEEITIPDPGPGEAVVKVQACGVCHTDLHYREGGINDEFPFLLGHEAAGIVESVGDGVTDVQPGDFVVLNWRAVCGNCRACLRGRPWYCFNTHNAKQKMTLADGTELSPALGIGAFAEKTLVAAGQCTKVDPAAKPEVAGLLGCGVMAGLGAALNTGNVGRGDTVAVIGSGGVGTAAVVGARLAGASKVIAIDLDERKLGTAQELGATHTINSKGLDHDGVVAAVQELTGGFGADVVIDAVGRPETWKQAFYARDLAGTVVLVGVPTPDMRLDMPLLDFFGRGGSLKSSWYGDCLPTRDFPLLIDLHLQGRLPLDRFVSETITLDEVEDAFAKMHHGDVLRSVVVF from the coding sequence ATGGCTCAGACGGTGCGTGGTGTGGTGGCGGCGGGCAAGGGTGCTCCGGTCTCGATCGAGGAGATCACGATCCCGGACCCCGGTCCCGGGGAAGCGGTCGTGAAGGTGCAGGCGTGCGGCGTCTGCCACACGGATCTGCACTACCGCGAGGGCGGGATCAACGACGAGTTCCCGTTCCTGTTGGGGCATGAGGCCGCGGGGATCGTGGAGTCGGTCGGCGACGGCGTGACCGACGTACAGCCGGGTGACTTCGTCGTACTGAATTGGCGGGCCGTCTGCGGCAACTGCCGCGCCTGCCTGCGCGGCCGGCCCTGGTACTGCTTCAACACGCACAACGCCAAGCAGAAGATGACGCTCGCGGACGGCACCGAGTTGAGCCCTGCTCTGGGCATCGGAGCGTTCGCGGAGAAGACCCTGGTCGCGGCCGGGCAGTGCACGAAGGTGGACCCGGCTGCCAAGCCTGAGGTCGCGGGCCTGCTCGGCTGCGGCGTGATGGCCGGTCTCGGCGCAGCGCTCAACACGGGCAACGTCGGTCGCGGAGACACGGTCGCCGTGATCGGCTCGGGTGGCGTCGGTACGGCGGCTGTGGTCGGCGCCCGCCTCGCTGGCGCGTCGAAGGTGATCGCGATCGACCTCGACGAGCGCAAGCTCGGTACCGCGCAGGAGCTCGGCGCGACGCACACGATCAACTCGAAGGGGCTCGACCACGACGGGGTGGTCGCGGCGGTGCAGGAACTGACCGGCGGGTTCGGCGCCGATGTGGTGATCGACGCGGTCGGTCGTCCGGAGACCTGGAAGCAGGCGTTCTATGCGCGCGACCTGGCCGGCACCGTCGTGCTGGTCGGCGTACCGACGCCGGACATGCGCCTCGACATGCCCCTCCTGGACTTCTTCGGCCGCGGCGGCTCCCTGAAGTCGAGTTGGTACGGCGATTGCCTCCCCACCCGCGACTTCCCGCTGCTGATCGACCTCCACCTCCAGGGCCGCCTGCCCCTGGACCGTTTCGTGTCCGAGACGATCACGCTGGACGAGGTCGAGGACGCCTTCGCGAAGATGCACCACGGCGACGTACTGCGCTCGGTGGTCGTCTTCTAG
- the recO gene encoding DNA repair protein RecO, whose protein sequence is MPLYRDQAIVLRTQKLGEADRIATLLTRANGKVRAVAKGVRRTSSRFGARLEPFSYVDLQLATGRTLDVITQAESISAYGEGIVNDYARYTAGTVLLETADRLVVEEKEPATQHHLLLAGALRVLSTGEREPALVLDSFLLRSLAISGYAPSFDDCARCGEPGPHRAFNPAAGGMVCATCRPPASAMPSLATVTHLAALLTGDWPTALQADPRTRRESTGLIAAFFTYHQENQLRSLPHLDLTPSPHRTV, encoded by the coding sequence GTGCCGCTCTACCGGGATCAGGCGATCGTGCTGCGCACCCAGAAACTGGGTGAGGCGGACCGGATCGCCACGCTGCTGACCCGCGCCAACGGCAAGGTCCGCGCGGTCGCCAAGGGCGTCCGGCGTACGTCGTCACGCTTCGGCGCCCGGCTCGAGCCGTTCAGCTACGTCGACCTGCAGCTCGCCACCGGCCGCACCCTCGACGTCATCACCCAGGCCGAGTCGATCTCGGCGTACGGCGAGGGCATCGTCAACGACTACGCCCGCTACACCGCCGGCACCGTCCTGCTCGAGACCGCCGACCGCCTCGTCGTCGAGGAGAAGGAACCCGCCACCCAGCACCACCTGCTCCTGGCCGGCGCCCTCCGCGTCCTCTCCACCGGCGAACGCGAACCGGCCCTCGTCCTCGACTCGTTCCTGCTGCGCTCACTGGCGATCTCCGGCTACGCCCCGTCCTTCGACGACTGCGCCCGCTGCGGCGAACCAGGCCCCCACCGCGCCTTCAACCCCGCCGCCGGCGGCATGGTCTGCGCCACCTGCCGCCCACCCGCCTCAGCCATGCCGTCCCTCGCCACCGTCACCCACCTGGCCGCCCTCCTCACCGGCGACTGGCCCACCGCCCTCCAAGCCGACCCCCGAACCCGCCGAGAATCCACCGGCCTGATAGCCGCCTTCTTCACCTACCACCAAGAAAACCAACTCCGCTCCCTACCCCACCTAGACCTAACCCCCAGCCCCCACCGAACCGTCTGA
- a CDS encoding MFS transporter: MATVMTDHPAGVDTRRGLMLFVLLLGQFMALLDTSIVNVAMPTIGADLHASGAWLQLVVGGYMVAYAMTLITGARLGDLYGRRRMYLTGVVLFTLASLACGLAPAILPLVLFRFVQGIAAAVMVPQIISVIQTNFTGPARAKALSAYGATLSAGQVAGLVLGGLLVGANILGTGWRPVFLINVPVGVCLAVLVPRLMPADRPTAARRLDLAGLAMATCAVLLIVLPMVIGHELGWPLWAFICVASGLVLAVVFVRAERRLAGRGGDPLLNLDVLRSGGLVAGITTLTCALVAVGGFMFSFTLHLQTGLGESALHAGLTWLPFATTFGLVGYFWRSLPTRLHHLVVPTGLALCTLGYAGIGLSVAASGPLLWPALVLAGAGMGLSASPLVTQSLVHVPLTRAADASGILTTTIQLSQVGGVTIFGTLYLSLHPDAQSLTTTISALALVTAIGIVAGGFLAHAVRG; encoded by the coding sequence ATGGCCACCGTGATGACCGACCACCCGGCGGGTGTGGACACCCGCCGCGGACTGATGCTCTTCGTTTTGCTGCTCGGCCAGTTCATGGCCTTGCTGGACACGTCCATCGTGAACGTCGCGATGCCGACCATCGGCGCCGACCTCCACGCCTCCGGCGCCTGGCTGCAACTGGTCGTCGGCGGCTACATGGTGGCGTACGCGATGACACTGATCACCGGCGCGCGGCTGGGCGACCTGTACGGGCGCCGCCGCATGTACCTGACCGGTGTGGTTCTGTTCACGCTCGCATCGCTGGCGTGCGGCCTGGCACCGGCGATCCTGCCACTGGTGCTCTTCCGCTTCGTGCAGGGCATCGCCGCGGCGGTGATGGTGCCACAGATCATCAGCGTCATCCAGACCAACTTCACCGGTCCCGCCCGCGCGAAGGCTTTGTCGGCGTACGGCGCGACGCTGTCCGCCGGTCAGGTAGCCGGTCTGGTTCTCGGTGGCCTCCTCGTCGGCGCGAACATCCTCGGCACCGGGTGGAGGCCCGTCTTCCTGATCAACGTCCCGGTCGGCGTCTGCCTCGCGGTCCTGGTGCCCCGGTTGATGCCGGCGGATCGGCCGACAGCTGCGCGTCGTCTCGACCTGGCCGGGCTGGCGATGGCAACCTGCGCCGTACTGCTGATCGTCCTGCCGATGGTGATCGGGCACGAGCTCGGCTGGCCGCTGTGGGCGTTCATCTGCGTCGCTTCCGGTCTGGTCCTCGCAGTGGTCTTCGTCCGGGCCGAGCGCCGCCTCGCCGGCCGCGGTGGCGATCCGCTGCTCAACCTCGATGTCCTGCGATCCGGCGGCCTGGTGGCAGGCATCACGACGCTCACCTGCGCGCTGGTCGCCGTCGGCGGGTTCATGTTCAGCTTCACCCTGCACCTGCAGACCGGTCTCGGTGAATCGGCGTTGCATGCCGGCCTCACCTGGCTCCCGTTCGCCACGACGTTCGGCCTGGTCGGCTACTTCTGGCGCTCTCTCCCGACCCGGCTGCATCACCTGGTCGTCCCCACGGGTCTGGCTCTCTGCACGCTCGGCTATGCAGGCATCGGCCTGTCCGTGGCTGCTTCCGGTCCGCTCCTGTGGCCGGCGCTCGTTCTGGCCGGCGCAGGGATGGGCCTGTCTGCGAGCCCACTCGTCACCCAGTCCCTGGTACACGTCCCCTTGACCCGGGCAGCCGACGCGAGCGGCATCCTGACCACCACGATCCAGCTGAGCCAGGTCGGCGGAGTCACAATCTTCGGAACCCTCTACCTGTCGCTACACCCCGACGCGCAGTCGCTCACCACGACGATCTCGGCCCTCGCCCTGGTCACCGCGATCGGTATCGTCGCGGGCGGGTTCCTGGCCCACGCCGTCCGCGGCTAG
- a CDS encoding ABC transporter permease, with amino-acid sequence MADTTTKPLPSTLSVGLARTKLEVREFFREKEALIFTFFFPIIFLGIFSAVFGSTDFNGVNAATYFTPGMIASGIFLSSFQSLAISIALERDEGLLKRLRGTPMPPQAYFIGKIGQVLVTSIAQFALLLVIAGLVLGVDIPSEPSKWLHFAWIFVLGAASGSVLGIAFSVVPKSGKAASAVITPVVLLLQFMSGVYFVYSSLPGWMRDVASVFPLKWLAQGMRSVFLPDGFQVNEPGGSWQLGTGAIVLTVWLVVGLFLAQRVFRWTRRDAG; translated from the coding sequence ATGGCCGACACGACCACCAAGCCACTGCCGTCGACGCTGTCGGTCGGCCTGGCCCGGACCAAGCTCGAGGTCCGCGAGTTCTTCCGGGAGAAGGAGGCGCTGATCTTCACCTTCTTCTTCCCGATCATCTTCCTCGGCATCTTCTCCGCCGTCTTCGGCAGCACCGACTTCAACGGCGTCAACGCCGCGACCTACTTCACCCCCGGGATGATCGCCTCCGGCATCTTCCTGAGCAGCTTCCAGTCGCTCGCGATCAGCATCGCGCTCGAGCGCGACGAGGGCCTGCTCAAGCGGCTCCGCGGTACGCCGATGCCCCCGCAGGCCTACTTCATCGGCAAGATCGGCCAGGTCCTGGTCACCTCGATCGCACAGTTCGCGCTGCTGCTGGTGATCGCCGGGCTGGTGCTCGGGGTGGACATCCCGAGCGAGCCGTCGAAGTGGCTGCACTTCGCCTGGATCTTCGTCCTCGGCGCGGCGTCCGGGTCGGTGCTGGGAATCGCGTTCAGCGTCGTACCGAAGTCCGGCAAGGCCGCGTCCGCGGTGATCACGCCGGTCGTCCTGCTGCTGCAGTTCATGTCCGGGGTGTACTTCGTCTACAGCAGCCTGCCCGGCTGGATGCGGGACGTCGCCTCAGTCTTCCCGCTCAAGTGGCTCGCCCAGGGGATGCGGTCGGTGTTCCTGCCGGACGGGTTCCAGGTCAACGAGCCGGGCGGTTCCTGGCAGCTCGGCACCGGCGCGATCGTGCTCACGGTCTGGTTGGTCGTCGGCCTGTTCCTCGCCCAGCGGGTGTTCCGCTGGACCCGTCGGGACGCGGGCTGA
- a CDS encoding response regulator transcription factor → MIRVLVVDDHPVVRSGLSGMLSVTDDIEVVGEAGDGAEALALVESTKPDVVLMDLRMPRMDGVAATGAIVSGYAATRVLVLTTYDTDSEILHAVEAGAAGYLLKDTPHADLLNGIRAAARGETVLAPPVAARLMSRLRTPAAPAAAQPSPRELEVLAAVARGLSNAEIGRELFIGEATVKTHLQRLFAKLDVDDRTRAVTVAIERGLLPSPGR, encoded by the coding sequence GTGATTCGGGTTCTGGTGGTCGACGATCACCCGGTGGTGCGCTCAGGGCTGAGCGGGATGCTGTCGGTGACCGACGACATCGAGGTGGTCGGCGAGGCCGGCGACGGGGCCGAGGCGCTCGCGCTGGTGGAGTCGACCAAGCCGGACGTCGTACTGATGGATCTGCGGATGCCGCGGATGGACGGAGTCGCCGCTACCGGGGCGATCGTGTCCGGGTACGCGGCGACACGGGTGCTGGTGCTGACGACGTACGACACCGACTCGGAGATCCTGCACGCGGTCGAGGCCGGCGCCGCGGGGTACCTGCTGAAGGACACGCCGCACGCCGACCTGCTGAACGGGATCCGCGCCGCCGCCCGCGGTGAGACCGTGCTCGCCCCGCCGGTCGCGGCGCGGCTGATGTCCCGTCTTCGTACGCCGGCCGCACCCGCCGCCGCGCAACCCTCGCCACGCGAGCTCGAGGTCCTGGCCGCCGTCGCCCGCGGCCTCAGCAACGCCGAGATCGGGCGCGAACTGTTCATCGGCGAGGCCACGGTCAAGACCCATCTCCAGCGCCTGTTCGCCAAACTCGACGTCGACGACCGCACCCGCGCCGTGACCGTGGCGATCGAACGCGGCCTGCTTCCCTCGCCAGGTCGCTAG